In Corynebacterium afermentans subsp. afermentans, a genomic segment contains:
- the cysK gene encoding cysteine synthase A, translating into MAKIASNVLDLIGGTPLVELTDITEANGSKARVLAKLEFYNPANSVKDRIGKAIIEAAEASGDLKPGGTIVEATSGNTGIALALAGAAKGYKVILTMPETMSNERRVLLRAYGAEIVLTPGAAGMKGAVEKANELVEQNEGAILARQFENEANPKIHYATTGPEIWEDTDGEVDILVAGVGTGGTVSGAGKYLKEQKADVKAVAVEPAASPLLSKGEAGPHKIQGLGANFIPGTLDRNVVDEIIAVTNEDAVSTSRELAVKDAILGGISAGANVKAALELAEREENAGKTIVVIIPDFGERYVSTVLYEDIRD; encoded by the coding sequence ATGGCGAAGATCGCAAGCAACGTTCTCGACCTCATCGGCGGCACCCCGCTGGTGGAACTCACTGACATCACCGAGGCCAACGGCTCCAAGGCCCGTGTGCTGGCCAAGCTGGAGTTCTACAACCCGGCAAACTCCGTCAAGGACCGCATCGGCAAAGCCATCATCGAGGCCGCCGAGGCGTCCGGCGACCTGAAGCCGGGCGGCACCATCGTCGAAGCCACCTCCGGAAACACCGGCATTGCGCTCGCACTCGCGGGTGCCGCGAAGGGCTACAAGGTCATCCTGACCATGCCGGAAACCATGTCCAACGAGCGCCGCGTGCTGCTGCGCGCGTACGGCGCTGAGATCGTGCTCACCCCGGGCGCTGCCGGCATGAAGGGTGCCGTGGAAAAGGCCAACGAGCTGGTAGAGCAGAACGAGGGCGCCATTCTGGCCCGCCAGTTCGAGAACGAGGCCAACCCAAAGATCCACTACGCCACCACCGGCCCGGAGATCTGGGAAGACACCGACGGCGAGGTGGACATCCTCGTCGCAGGTGTGGGCACTGGCGGCACCGTCTCGGGCGCCGGCAAGTACCTCAAGGAGCAGAAGGCGGACGTCAAGGCCGTGGCCGTCGAGCCGGCTGCGTCCCCGCTGCTGTCCAAGGGCGAGGCTGGCCCGCACAAGATTCAGGGTCTGGGCGCGAACTTCATCCCGGGCACCTTGGACCGCAACGTCGTGGACGAGATCATCGCCGTGACCAACGAGGACGCGGTGTCCACCTCCCGCGAGCTCGCGGTGAAGGATGCCATCCTCGGCGGCATCTCCGCAGGCGCGAACGTTAAGGCAGCGCTGGAGCTGGCCGAGCGCGAGGAGAACGCGGGCAAGACCATCGTGGTGATCATTCCGGACTTCGGCGAGCGCTACGTCTCCACCGTCCTGTACGAGGACATCCGCGACTAA
- the epsC gene encoding serine O-acetyltransferase EpsC, with translation MLSLAAKVVSTVREDLANARDHDPAARGDVENAVVYSGLHAIWVHRLCHAMWERSWKGPARILAQLNRFFTGIEIHPGATIGRRFFIDHGMGIVIGETAEIGDGVMLYHGVTLGGQVLTQTKRHPTIGDNVTIGAGAKVLGPVTIGAGSAVGANAVVTKDVPENSIAVGIPAKVRPRKTDECVKLVDPDSYIDPGSYII, from the coding sequence ATGCTTTCCCTGGCTGCAAAGGTTGTTTCCACTGTCCGCGAGGACCTGGCGAACGCGCGCGATCACGATCCCGCCGCACGCGGCGACGTCGAAAACGCGGTGGTGTACTCGGGTCTGCACGCCATCTGGGTGCACCGCCTCTGCCACGCAATGTGGGAACGGAGCTGGAAGGGCCCGGCGCGCATCCTGGCGCAGCTGAACCGGTTCTTCACCGGCATTGAGATCCACCCCGGTGCGACAATCGGCCGCCGGTTCTTCATCGACCACGGCATGGGCATCGTGATCGGCGAAACTGCGGAGATCGGCGACGGCGTAATGCTCTACCACGGCGTCACCCTGGGCGGGCAGGTGCTCACGCAGACGAAACGCCACCCCACCATCGGCGACAACGTCACCATCGGCGCGGGCGCGAAGGTGCTGGGCCCGGTGACCATCGGTGCCGGTTCCGCCGTCGGCGCGAACGCGGTGGTGACCAAGGACGTGCCGGAAAATTCCATCGCAGTTGGTATTCCGGCGAAGGTCCGTCCGCGTAAGACGGACGAGTGCGTGAAGCTGGTGGACCCGGACAGCTACATCGATCCGGGCAGCTACATCATCTAG
- a CDS encoding GNAT family N-acetyltransferase — MSENPEISVQKNETENQYEILVGGEVAGFATYADANGVRDLPHTVVDPKFRGQGLSKPLIQAALDDARADDMLVTPSCPAVERYIEQNPQYRDLLA; from the coding sequence ATGTCTGAGAACCCGGAAATATCCGTGCAGAAGAACGAGACGGAAAACCAGTACGAAATCCTCGTGGGCGGGGAAGTGGCGGGCTTTGCCACCTACGCCGACGCGAACGGTGTGCGCGACCTGCCGCACACCGTGGTGGACCCCAAATTCCGCGGCCAGGGCCTGTCCAAGCCGCTTATCCAGGCGGCGCTCGACGACGCCCGCGCAGACGACATGTTGGTCACCCCGTCCTGCCCCGCTGTTGAGCGCTACATTGAGCAAAACCCGCAGTACCGGGACCTGCTGGCGTAA
- a CDS encoding VWA domain-containing protein → MHASSRKTGDWPFAISRTSVAAESSTAVSAETKTLSSSTTRASASGGSADAKGVLILDASYSMVEEDAEGPRIDAAKKATRELVDFLPDTAQMGLIAYGAQESNAPDNREKGCKDIQRLVLIGKVDNQKFGAAIDGLTPKGYTPMGNALRKARHQHSLPG, encoded by the coding sequence ATGCACGCCAGTTCTCGGAAAACCGGGGACTGGCCTTTTGCTATCTCCAGAACATCTGTTGCCGCGGAATCGAGCACTGCAGTCAGCGCTGAGACGAAGACGCTGTCGAGCTCTACCACGAGGGCGTCGGCAAGCGGAGGCTCCGCTGACGCGAAGGGTGTTCTGATTCTGGATGCGTCCTACTCCATGGTCGAGGAGGACGCCGAGGGGCCGCGTATCGACGCGGCGAAGAAAGCGACCCGCGAGCTCGTTGATTTCCTGCCGGATACCGCGCAGATGGGGCTCATTGCCTACGGCGCGCAGGAATCCAACGCGCCCGACAACCGCGAAAAAGGCTGCAAGGACATCCAGCGCCTCGTGCTAATTGGCAAGGTGGACAACCAAAAGTTCGGCGCGGCTATCGACGGGCTGACGCCGAAGGGCTACACACCGATGGGCAACGCGCTGCGCAAGGCACGACACCAGCACTCCCTACCAGGGTGA
- a CDS encoding YccF domain-containing protein, with translation MGLLRFILNIIWFLTAGIWLFLGYVLAGIIACVLIVTIPFGVASFRIAGFVIWPFGREVVQGDTGAFGLLGNVIWFIVAGLWLAIGHVITAAAQAVTIIGLPLAWANLKLIPVTCFPFGTQVVRSNDDRSRMTPVAR, from the coding sequence ATGGGTTTACTTCGCTTCATTCTCAACATCATCTGGTTTCTCACCGCGGGCATTTGGTTGTTCCTCGGCTACGTGCTGGCGGGCATCATCGCGTGCGTGCTCATTGTGACTATCCCGTTCGGGGTGGCGTCGTTCCGCATCGCAGGTTTCGTTATCTGGCCGTTTGGCCGCGAGGTCGTGCAGGGCGATACCGGGGCGTTTGGCCTGCTCGGCAACGTCATCTGGTTTATCGTCGCGGGGCTGTGGCTGGCCATCGGCCACGTCATTACCGCGGCTGCCCAAGCGGTCACCATCATCGGTCTGCCGCTGGCGTGGGCGAACCTCAAGCTCATCCCCGTCACCTGCTTCCCGTTCGGTACCCAGGTTGTTCGTTCCAACGATGACCGTTCGCGCATGACTCCGGTCGCCCGTTAG